The window AAAAACCTGAATTCATTAACCTTGATCACATTAAGCCTATACCTACAAAAATTAAACACCAATATATGATAAGTACAGCTCGTAGAAAAACAGATACATTAGTTGAAATACTAAAAACTATAAAACCTTCCAAATCATTAGTTTTTATAAATAAAAATGAAAATGTAGATAGATTTGTCAAAGACATTCACAGACAAGGTTTTTCAGTTGGAGGGATTCAAACTAGAACTAAAAACCAAGATAGACAACATTTATTATCATCATTTCAAAAAGGAAAACTTAAAATTCTAGTTACTACTGATTTATTTACACGAGGAATGGATTTTCAAGATGTAACTCATATATTCAATATGGATTTACCACTTGATAAGGTAGATTATTTACACCGTGCAGGTCGTACAGGTAGAATGAATAAAGACGGAGTTGTTATAAATATAGTTAGAGATAGAGAAAAATTTATAATGTATAAAATGATGAAACAACTAAATATAAGCCAAGAAGCTATAACCATTGCAGATAATAAAATAGTTCTTGTTGATAATATAATCAAGAGAAAAAAAAGAAAATACTAAAACAAAAACGGTGAACAAATTGTTCACCGTTTTAATTTAAATATTGAATTTTTTTATACTATCTTCTAGAATAATTGAAAGTTCATTTAAATCTTGAGCACTCTTTGCAACCTGTTCAACTGCTTTAGATTGATGTTCAACAGATACACTTATTTCTTCAGAAGAAGCTGCTCCTTCTTCTGAGACTAAAGATATTCTTTTGATACTTTCAACTATTAAATCCTTATTTTTAGATAAATTGCTCACATACTCACTAACTATATTTATTTCACTTGTAATATGTTCTATCGAATTAGATATATCTTCAAAAGATTTATTAACATATTGTACAGAATTAGTCTGATCCATAGAAATATTTTTTACCTCATCCATAATCATAACTGTATTCCTATTTTCTTCATGTATAGAATCTATTATATTTTGAATTTCATTAGTTGCAACTCCTGAACCCTCAGCTAATTTTCTTATTTCATCAGCTACAACTGCAAATCCTTTTCCAGCATCCCCTGCTCTTGCAGCCTCTATTGATGCATTTAATGCAAGTAGATTAGTCTGTTCAGCTATTGATCTTATAGTATCTAATATAACTCCTATATTTTTAGATTTTCCTGTAAGTTTATTAAGAGCATTCTCTATTTTTAATATGGATTTATTATTTAAATCTGTCTTATTCTGAAGATCTTGTACAGATCCAATCCCCACCTTATTAAACCCTATAACTTCATCTGTGTCTTTTAACATTTTATTCATATTATCCGATAATTCATTGAATTTATTATCCAAATCAACAGCAAGCTCAACTCCATTTTCTACATCAATAGATTGCTCTTTGACCCCTTGTGATATAGATTGTATTGACTTTGATATTTCCTCTGAGGATGCACTTACTTCTTCTGTAATCGCAGCTAATTCACTTGATGATTCAGACAATCTATTTCCAACATTTTGACTTTGCATCAACAAGTTTTTAATATTATCTATCATTAAATCAAAATGTCTTCCTATATCACCTATTTCATCGTTTGATTTTAAATTCATCTTAGATCTTAAATCTCCATCTTTAACCCTATCTATAGTATTTACTATATGTTTTATGTCTTTAGTAATTCTATTTGAAAATATAACACCTGTTATACAAGCTATTAATCCTATTATAATTCCAACCATTATGATGCTTTTATATACATAATTACCTTTTTGAGCTATTTCTCCATAATCTATAAAAGTAACAAGCATCCAGTCAGTATCATCCATTTTTTTAAACGCTACTATTTTTTTATCTATAGCTCCATTCTTTTCTTCAAAATCATAATCTATTATATCCTCATTCTTACTATTTATTATTGTTAAGAATTCATTTGAGTTTATATTTTCCCCTACATTGTTTTTATCTGTTCTAGTTATAAAATTTCCATTTGTATCTATTATAAAAGAATAGCCTGATTCACCTATTTTTATACTATTAACTTTTTTAGATAATTCATCTAATGTAATATCTAATGCTACTACCCCTACTAGTTTATTATTTTCCTTATGAACTGGTATAGCATAGGTCATAACCAATTTGCCACTTACACTATCCTCATATGCATCTGTTATTATAGG is drawn from Tepidibacter hydrothermalis and contains these coding sequences:
- a CDS encoding methyl-accepting chemotaxis protein, translating into MRLTIKNKVLILVLSVIIIPLTILGYQSYQKSTCVIEEQFKNSMLKLNKNVDREIRTSFNGYISSLNIISENMFIQSVDENYEYEAYCLELFEDCTNIYKEALSVYMGTENGKYITYPYDDGGSEGYDPRTRPWYKDAVKANKPIITDAYEDSVSGKLVMTYAIPVHKENNKLVGVVALDITLDELSKKVNSIKIGESGYSFIIDTNGNFITRTDKNNVGENINSNEFLTIINSKNEDIIDYDFEEKNGAIDKKIVAFKKMDDTDWMLVTFIDYGEIAQKGNYVYKSIIMVGIIIGLIACITGVIFSNRITKDIKHIVNTIDRVKDGDLRSKMNLKSNDEIGDIGRHFDLMIDNIKNLLMQSQNVGNRLSESSSELAAITEEVSASSEEISKSIQSISQGVKEQSIDVENGVELAVDLDNKFNELSDNMNKMLKDTDEVIGFNKVGIGSVQDLQNKTDLNNKSILKIENALNKLTGKSKNIGVILDTIRSIAEQTNLLALNASIEAARAGDAGKGFAVVADEIRKLAEGSGVATNEIQNIIDSIHEENRNTVMIMDEVKNISMDQTNSVQYVNKSFEDISNSIEHITSEINIVSEYVSNLSKNKDLIVESIKRISLVSEEGAASSEEISVSVEHQSKAVEQVAKSAQDLNELSIILEDSIKKFNI